TGTGTAGCCATGCACTATTGATATCAGCTAGCAGCTTCAGTCTGGTGCTGTCCTCCATCTATGGCGCCAGTGTCCTGCTCGGGTATCATCTTAACCCCCAGGACGGTGATTACAAGCCTCCTGATTAACTCCCGGCAAATCATCTGTTGAGGAGGGAAACGCGTAGAGGCAATACGCATGGTGTGAACTGCGCACCTCTTTTTTGACGGCCTTGTGTCTTGGGAATGGGACAGAATAGGGTTAGTGTAATGATAGGCAGGAATTTCTAGGGCATTGTCCCAGCTATCAAGtgccttttattttttgaggtaCAGTATAGAATTTCTAATACTGTGGGATTTTTTATTCCCTTAGTGTCTCTTGTCCTAGGGCTGGCCAGCCCAGAAGACACCGAACTGTAAGTACACTCCCTATGATTCTATCTGAGTGTCCCCCGACACAGGCTTGTTAAATGCTGCTGAGTGGCATGGTTTCATTTTAATACGATTTTTGTTTGGatatatatatgcttttaaaTGGCtctattaaaagttacattttagacaGTACACTTTTTTCTTTGCAGTGAATTTTTCTGATTAGATGTATTATTGTATTGATTTTTTGCTGTGACATTTTTTAGAGTTTTAAATAGCAGAGTTCTTGGGGGAGCTCCAGGTGGTGGTTTCCTGAAAGGAACCCCATTTGCTCTTTCAATGTCAAAGTTAATGGACAGAGTCTCTACTCCAACAACCTCCTTAACCCAATTACTGCAAAATGACACTGGGCAGTGATCCTCAGCACCCTCTGCAAGGCCAAGACCCAGTCCCTGATTACAGGTTAATAGCAGCAGtgcatttccctgctggctattgagttggTTCAAGCAAAGGGTTTCTTCTGTGCCTGGATTGGTGACCttgatttattgtgttttgtatgtctgCCTAGTTTTTGTGGGTTTGCACTACTAGTAGTGTAGGGACTGCCCGCAGTTACATAGGTCTatcttgaggcaagtaggtagggtcagtgggtggtaATAGTAAGGGCTCACTGTTTGATTGTCTCTTACCTGCTTGTCCGCAGTCTGACACCAAGAATCTGAAATACACACCAGAGAGGAATATAAGAAATAGAGAACCTGAGGGAGAACTACCATTTTTATAATGGCTATACGTTCTGCAACCAGACATGACTCTGTCGCTCCCCTCCCCCAAACtcccaattaaccccttaaggacagagcctgaaatggccttaatgacagagacaaattttatgaatatgaccagtgtcactttattcattaataacttcgggatgcttttacctatccggctgattctgagtttgttttcttgtgacatattgtactttacatttctggtaaattggagtcgatactcataacaaatgtttatgaaaaaaaaccaaataatgtgaaaaaatgtgaaaaaatgcatttttccaactttgaaacttttttgcgtatacagaaagtggttataccacataaattatatattaaatagcatttgcaacatgtctactttatgttggcggcatttattaaactatatttcattttttttagacgataggaagcttaaaacattagcagcaaatttccaaattttcagtaaaatttcaaaatcagatatttttagagacctgttcaggtttaaagtgtatttgaggggcctgtatgttagaaagcgccacaaagcaccccatttcagaaactgcaccccccaaactctgcaaaagcatatccagaaagtgttttaaacctttaggggagtcacagaaataaaagctaagtgtgtaaggaatttgaaaattttaattttctgtgcagagattttattgtaatccaatatttttcataattataaacctattaccagagaaatgcaccccaataattattgtcccgtttctgcagtttatagaaataccccatatgtggccctattgcgctatttgacgcaaccacaagcctcagatacaaaggagcgcctagtgaatttcaacgcctccgttatatttggtaatttttgactgtaccactttaggttggcagaggctctggggtgccaaaacctaaaaaaacacccctaaagggacaccatttagaaaactacacccctcaaggaatgtaacaaggggtgcggtgagcatttggaccccacaggtgcttcacagattttccgaacaatatggcgtgaaaaaataaaaaaatattttttacactaaaacgttgttctagccttccatttttcattttcttaaagggataagaggcaaaaaaagacacaaaatgtgtagcgcagtttctcccgagtacggaaataccccacatgtggcgataaagtgccaagggggcgcaggacgagcctccaaagggaaggagcgccaattggcttttggaagctgaatttcactgaaaaggatttcaagggccatgtcgcatttacagagccctcgtgctgccaagacactggaaaccccccacaagtgaccccattctggaaactacacccctcaaggaatctaacaaggggtgcagtgagcatatggaccctactggtgacgggcacaaatgtggaacaatgtgacgtaaaagtaaaaaaaataatttttttcactttcatggcacaaatgtgcccgtcatcaaggggtccatatcctcactgcaccccttgttagattccctgaggggtgcagtttccagaatgtggtcacttgtgaggggtttgcagtgttttggcagcacgagggctctgtaaatgcgacatggcgttcatcatccattctagccaaatccaacctccaaaatccaaatggcgctccttcccttcggaggcttaccctgcacccgaatggcgctttatgtacacatgtgggatatttccgtactcaggggaaattgcgctacacattaaatgtttttttttttatcttttaaccccttgtgaaaatgaaaaaatcatgacaagattaatgatttagagtaaaaattttacaaaaattacactaaatgttggtctagccttgatttttttccatttccacaaggggttaaaaaagaaaatgaacacaaaacgtgtagggtagtttcccctgagtacgaaaatagcccacatgtgggcataatgtgccatatgggcacagggcaagtcaccaaagggacagagcgccatttagaaaaAAATAAGTGGCAAAATAGGGCAAAGGCAAAGGCTCTAGGGTTTTCCACAGGAACTCCACTCCACCCTGCCATAGCATCAAGAGAAAAGATGAGGTGGGGTGGGATGGGATGGAGGGGGATTCCTCCTCAAGCTGAATATTAGCAAAGACCTTAGTAATGTTTAATGTTATCATAGATCAATAATCCTACATTCCAAACCCTTACTGTTCTAGGCCAAGTAGATCTGGGGCCACTCCTGCTAATCTCTCGGCGAGGACCTTGGCTTTAATCTTGGATTCTGTATTGGGTAATGATATTGGGCGACAAGAATCAACTTTAAGTAAGACAATTTAGTACCATTCTAAAAGTAGTTTTGGAATGGGGAGACCCTTCACATATTTAGCTAATTTTGCTTCAGTACGCTGAGCAGAGGACCAAGTCAGAGAAGAAATCAAAGACAATACCCTTGACCCTAACTGGGTTATTTGTTACAATACCCTCTTTATCATAGAAGgaagagatgttttttttttcccacttgagACCTAATTATCCAAACTAACAGCTTCCCAGGGTTGTCATTCTCTAAGAAGTATTtctgtccctggaaaaaaaaaatatttttttgttttgcttttagaACTACAAATTACGAATATGTCTCttgggacttttttttaatttatcacCATTCTCTAGAactgtgcttctcaaactgtgaggcaggtctcaccagtgaggcgcctccTAGTTGTtcgtgaggcccagctggggagccagttttcacaaaactaactatgatctgcacggtccttttgctgtttgcaaaaatctccattttagcaacattattaatttattttttacttgctttattagaatATAGAGCTCGGGAGATGTGtgaaaggcagccctagcattttcagctcttaaagtgactttcaccacagatggtgaggcccaggcaccctcttggtcagtctggtgaggcccagacattgccttggtctgttgggtgaggctccagttaaaaaagtttgagaagcactgctctagaagaAGGGAAGCACTAAATATTTCCTCTGCTAGCTGTATGGTCTCGGTCAGGGCTAATTCACAGGCctgaaagtctttttttttttttttttaatacaagatttctgaaaataaaaaaacctctcaAATGGGCTTTCATAGAATCCCATACATATCAGTATCTCcatcaaatttttattttctctccAAAACAGTACTAGCTTGTCCTGATTTTTCTTGATTGCCTTCTATAATGGAAAGCCAGTGTTGATGAAATTCAAAGGCCATTTCCACTGACTAACTATGGGAAAGATTCCCAATAATCGCAACCACTGGGGTATGGTCCAACACTGACCATGTTTCATAGGGCATTTTACACACTCATTGAAAGTTCATTGCAGGGAGACAGATTTATCCAAGAAAGGCTCCAAAGGATGTGCTGAAACTGTGCTAGACGCCAGTTCTTTGGGCTCACTTAAATCTTCCACAAGCCACCTGTGGAGAAAAAGAgccactaaagcccctattacatgggccaatcagTGGGAACAAGTGAGCGCCgaactgtcaggtcagtgctcgcatGCTCCTTATTTGTAGCTGCAGGAAGTGTAAGAGAGCTGCAGGAAGGGTAATAGTGAGGGGGTCTGGGGAAGGGTAGTTCATAATTTGAGCATTGTGTAAGATCCTTaccctttttttttatggaaaatgaTAATATGAGCTTTCAGGGACTAATCAGGACTAAAGCATCACTAAACTTTTTGTAATAGGCTAGTTAAAGCCCATCATGGCCCAGGCTTTGTCCTGGAAGGAAAGAAAATATCACATTTTTGACTCCTTAACTTCCTGAGAAGTAAAAAGTTCAAGTAGAGTTTCTCTATTTGCTTTTGTCATCAAGGCCAGTGTCAGGGTATCTAACAATTGGTCAATATTTAGTGATGTATCTTCCTCTGAGTTTGTTTTAGGATCAATAGTAAGGacctgtttacactgagtaaaacagacgGAATTCTACAGCAGAGCCCTCGCCATGGAATCCTGCCTTCCTctgtgtgtcaatgggatgttGTGCGCGCTTTCACTCCCCACCACTCTCCGgataaagaattgacatgtaatttCTTTTAACGAAGAGCGGCGCAGAGCGGAGACAAGCGAGGCatcacattgacacactgaggcaggcgggattccacggcggggGCCGTGTGGTATTCTGCCTGTGTTACTCAGAGTAAACACACCCTAATTATTGAATGTTGACGCAATGTAATTTGAAGAGGTGAGAAATTGACCCCCAGTTGATGATATAGAGTGAATAAACGCTTCTTTACAAGACTGCGACATGCAGAGAGACTGGAGCTGGAATACTTACCATCAGCATCCGGATGATGTCGCATTTGGTCCATGTAAAGACCCTCAGGTCTTCCATGGATGCCTGTGTGCCATTTCTGCAGCATGTTCGGGTACAATGCCCGTCAGCATATCGCTGACAGGCTGAATAACAGTTGTAATATACTGCACTAGATGACTATTGCTTTGTATTACAGTTGTGATCTGGTGATCACTGTAAACGTCCCCTTGTGGGACCtgaaaaaggtaaaataaaaataaaaaaaatgaataaagtgcataaaacaaaagataaaaaaaatttcacccctcgtctcccccccccccctaaaataaaaagtattttttccctttcccttcccttcttctatataaaacataaaaaaagaaaaatatgcaTAATGGGTATCGCTGCCCATAGTGACCTGAACAATATAATTTTATCTTACATCCTGAATCCGTAAATGCGGTAAAAAAAACACTTGGCttgctgtattttgttaatcCCCCATCCAAAAAAAACAGTCATAAATATTTCAAAATGgtgccaataaaaagtacaacttttGCAAGTctacaaaaaataagcccttataTATCTTagaaagcattgatcagtgttaattGGGATCTTCTAATAGAGTATGTCTGAGGcaaactctatgagaagatcagtgATCAGACCTCACAGAGGTGATAGGGACTCCCCCAGTCAAGGGCAGAGCTTTAGTGGTTATTAACAGGCGATCACTGCCGGCCATTATTGACAGCCAGTCCTCATCCACTATGAAGTTAGCTCGCTTCAAAGTTCCCTAGCAAAAACATGGAATATGAATACGACATTGGTCATCTGGTCCCAGGAGGACAGGCCATACCCATATAACATGGGTTGTCATTAGGTTAAAATGAATCTATCAGCTGTAATccatgttctaaactgctgaaactgttagatagttgttaggTGAAGGAAatacatgatacctttcatatatccagctgtgcttctagAATGTAGGAAAATGTTTTtactctctggtacaaagaggcttttccaagctcctgaattgcTGCAATCTGGAAGCTTCCTCTGTcttccctccctgcttgattgacaactGAAAGCTGAGTTCAAAGCAGGGTCAGTTGtggaagggggaggaaggaggtgtTACAACTTGCTGCAACTTGCTGCACATCATGGAAACACAGAGAgaaatatgaaaggtaccaggtgttcCTATTACCGCTagctaacaatgtcagcagtttgcaacatgaattacagctaacAGACTCCCTTTAATTCTATTGGTGCATTTTTGCTGCAACAGGCAACCCCCCAGGTCAtaacccctggcttggcttgctagtggtggcacgcgaggtgcagctggaggcaATGTAGGCTGGTCAGGAAGCACGGACAGGACTCACAGTAAGGAACTAGGGGCCAGAGTCACGGACGTGAGACACAGGCAGAAGACATGGGCAGGAATCATGACAAAcagagctgggaccacaatgcTTAGAGCAGCTattgcagaggctccaacagggaagccAGGAAAAGTTCAGCAATTTAAAGTGATAGGTAGCAGCCAATTAGGGGCACACTGGCCCCTTAAACTTTATTGAGCCAGCGTGCACGCCCTAGGAGGTGTAGATGTGTGTGCAGGTAATAAGCAGCATGACTGCGTGAGAGGACACACAGGGAGCTGAAATGCAAGTGGACCTGCACCCTGGAATTAGGGAGAAGAGCAGGGGCGTCCGTGACAAACATTTTGATTTCATATTTTTCTAATTCAAAAATTGAAGGAGGAGGGCTGATGTCAACTTTtattatgggctgtatatatatatatatatatatatatatatacagaccaaaagtttggacacaccttcccATTCTAAGAGTTTtgtgtattttcatgactatgaaaattgtagattcacactgaaggcatcaaaactatgaattgacacatgtggaattatatacttaacaaaaaagtgtgaaacaactgaaaatatgtcttacaTTCTAGGTTCTTCATAGTAGCCACCATTTGctgtgattactgctttgcacactcttggcattctcttgatgagcttcaagaggtagtgacctgaaatggttttcacttcacacgtgtgccctgtcaggtgtaataagtaggatttcttgccttataaatagggttgggaccatcagttgtgttgtgcagaagtcaggtgcATACACGGCTGACTGAAGAGACTGTTAGAATTTttattatggcaagaaaaaagaagctaagtaaagaaaaacaagtggccatcattactttaagaaatgaaggtcagtcagtccgaaaaattgggaaaactttgaaagtgtccccaagtgcagttgcaaaaaccatcaagcgctacaaagaaactggctaACATGAGGAGCGCCCCAGGACAGGAAGACcagagtcacctctgctgcggagaagttcatccgagtcaccagcctcagaaatcGCAGGTTACCAGCAACTCAGATTAGAGAACAGGTCAATGCCACATAGAGTTCTAGCAACAGAGACAtttctacaacaactggtaagaggaaaCTGTGTGCAGCaagccttcatggtaaaatagctgctaggaaaccactgctaaggacaggcaacaagcagaagagacttgtttgagctaaagaacacaaggaatggacatcAGACCACCgtgctttggtctgatgagtccaaatttgagatctttggtttCAACCACCGTGTTTTTGTGAGACGCAGAAACAGTgactctacatgcctggttccactgtaaagcatggaggaggaggtgtgatggtgtgggcgtgctttgctggtgacactgttggggatttattcaaGATTGAAGAcatactgaaccagcatggctaccagcaatgactatatccttgttttccacatagccttagggctttatccaacttcagcagccatcgctaatcaaatgcgaaagttcggatcgactcgagcatgctcgaggttcgctcatctcttaatataagacatattttcagttgtttcacaattttttgttaagtatataattccacatgtgttaattcatagtgtTGATGCctccagtgtgaatctacaattttcatagtcatgaaaatacagaaaactcaaGGTGTGTCCAAATTTTtggtctgtaatatatatatatatatatatatatatatatatatatatatatatatatatatatctcacttcTGTAGTCCCTCTTGggaacttctatgagcaataacttgaagggaatctgtcagacatatttcacattccaaactgctgacactactaGATAGCTGTTATATCAGGGAGACGCCTGATACTCTTCATTTAAGTGTCTGTGATTGAAGAATGTAaataaatgcttttattatataataagaagcacatatgtattgcattgatctatAATCTTTGCCCTGGATTGTTTCAGTCTGCTGGAGACaggataacattaaaggggttatccagcgctacaaaaacatggccactttccccctactgttgttaccagtttgggtggggttttgaaactcagttccgttgaagtaaatggagcttaattacaaactgcacctgaactggagacaacagtagggggtaaagtgcccatgtttttgtagcgctggataacccctttaaggcaggcaACCCAGGAAGGCCGTGTAGAGGCTTCAGACTGCACTGACAACGGATTGGCagataaatagatatgagatagatagatagatagatagataaatatggaCATAAAATATAGAAATCTTTAATATACTCAGATGCCAAAAGGCCGATGTAATGACCCCTGTCTGCCAGGAACCAGGAAGACTACCAGAGAAGGATATCACAGCTGCTGCTATGACTGCGCCCCATGTCCAGAAGGAGAATTTACCAATAATACAGGTAATgttcctttattttttatttgaattcAGAGGAGAATTAACGCCCCCATTTCTATGGTAACTATAGCAGTAATAGAGTTGTATTCCATACGAGTGATAAGTAACATTATATTTCAATAATTCAGACATCACTTCACACAGCAATATCaactatatttttattattactaaaTAAGAAAAGGTAAAAGCCGTATTACAAGTTTTAAGATTATAGTTTAAAGATTGGCTATAACGATCAATCGCTAGTCACCGATCGCTGTTACGAAACGATTGTTGTTAcgtcgttatatggtcgctaatcgttcctcgggacaacccacacaacatgttttatcggcgaatgacttattacacgaacagataCAGTATGCGAACGATCGGCGAACTACcaatgataatttttcaacaaaaataaaatatttttcatttgtcgtttgatcgttgggtgttggacagataattgctcattttcgatcgttatagcaaatttttaaatgagaatcactctgtgtattagggccctaagtgttcatattttttttattttatttaccttTATTACTTTTTAAATCTTCCTAAGAGACTTACAATATAGATCCAACACATTTAGAAATGCTTTGATCAATTCCCATGATAAATACTTCTTGTGTCTCTCATTACCTTCCACCATAGTTCTCCTCCTACTTTCTAGTAAATTAGTCAGTGACCCTTGCTGTGCCAAAATGGAAGATACCTAAATGTCACTATTTCcttaatgttatttttttccttCCAATTCAGTAGATTCACATGATACCATAAGCAGgttataaattatttatattttagtTGTTGCCAAAATTTTTCTCTGATCTAAACTGGTCTAGGAACCCAAGTTTCTGGCACcatatttaatagtaaaaaaaaaaaaaaaaactcttacggctatgttcccacttcagaaaCACAGCGGCAGAAAGCAACCGTCTCGTTATATAGATGGCTtctaattatcatgatcattattagctgcCGTCTATATAAGGAGACAGCCACCTTCCACCGATATGTTCCCgaactgggaacatagcctaatgcagtATTCTAATTCGATCAAAAGCTAAAGTATACTGTTGAAAAATGATTAATACAAGGTCCACGTGATATTTCTTGTATTCTTTTCCAGACAGTAAAAATTGCCAGCGATGTCCTGATCATGAATGGCCGAATGAGGGGAAGAACACTTGTGTTATGAGGGAGGAGGAGTTTTTGTCCTATGAGACTGATGTTGTTGCTTTAGtcttttccatcatctccatattaCTCTCTCTTATAACCTTATGTATAATTGGAATATTCACTTTATTCCGGAACATTCCCATTGTCAGAGCCAATAACCGGAACCTCAGCTTCATTCTCCTGAACTCTCTCATGTTCAGCTTACTCTGTGTGTTTCTCTTCATCGGTCGCCCAGAggatataacctgcatgctgagacaaatcttctatggggtcttcttcacagtagccgtgtcttctgtcctggccaagaccatcatagtctgcatagcattcaaggccaccagacctgacagtccctggagaaagtgtgtgggggttaagcttccttatactgtagtgttggtctgttcatctattcagatcctgaatgcagttatctggttgtcactgtctcctccatatcaggagtataacctggattatcctgggaagatcatcattgagtgtaatgaagggtcagtcttggccttttacctcatgttgggttatatggggtttctggcagcggtgagctttgttctagctttcctggtgaggacattacctgatatctacaatgaagccaagtacatcaccttcagcatgctggtgttctgcagtgtctggatctgtgccatcccggcctatctgagcagtacaGGGAAACACATGGTCACTGTAGAGATATTCGCCATATTGGCCTCAGGGGGAGGAATATTGGGCTGCATGTTTTTACCTAAGTGTTATATTATTGTGATAAACCCTACAGTAAACAGTAAAGGACAATGGAAATTAATAGTTCTTTCCAATAAAAACTAGCTAATATAAGATACAATGTAATTTTTACTTTCCTTATATTTTTGAAGAAATTTCTagtatgctgattttttttttttgctcctcaTATCATAGATGAAGGATTTAGCAATGTTAAAATTGTTTTGTTATCTAAGATCGTAAATCTCCATAGTTATGTTATTCTGTAGTATATGTATCAGCTCTCATTCTAACTGACAAATTTTATTTTTCACTGTAAAGACTGtaaatagaaatgagtgaaccgaACTTCCTGAAAAGAGATTTATTTAgaaattttgcaaaaaaattgataAAGGAACAAGTAAAATGTTTTGAAAGCTTGTACAAAAGTTTGTACAAAATGGAGGCCGcacatagtatattacattacattacagaaaaaGCCCGGGTGCAAGGGTTTATCCATAATCCATTGCAGCTAGAAAATAGTTTATGTCCTTTTTGAGGTGGGCTGTTCTAGAAGTGTCTGGCAACAGCATAAATGTCATTGGCAATTCTTAGAACATCCCATCTGACAGGTAACTCAGTAGGATTAAATTCACCTAGGAGAACTGTGGACAATGGTAGATCACTGAAATACAATTTTgcccttggtgttggtgaggtgcagtagaaatcagcCAACAGAGACTAGGTATTGTTGTTCAACATTGAATTTACTGGAAATCAGGTACAATGTGTAAAAGTATTTTATCTGTGGAGTGCAGCCACCAGACAGGAATGGGTCAATAAGTACAGTTTTCTCTCACAAATACAATACATATACCTCCTATgcaatataacagcagcataggTAAATATTCACAAATAAAGTGCAATAGGCATAAATATGAATAGAAACATAAGTTATAAAGTGAAATGGTCTTCTGCCCAATGTGAAACACTCCATGATAAGCGATAAATCACTTCATAGTAAGCATCCTTTATGGTTCAGAGTACCTTTAACTTTGAAGAGTCACTTGAAGCAGCGcctatattacagctatcctATAAATACTTTATAACATGAATCTGGTGACTGACGTAGTGGTGACAAGATAAGAGTTCTggcactgtaaggctgggttcacacacagtatttttcagtcagtattgtggtcctcatattgcaaccaaatccaggaggagattgaaaacacagaaaggctcagttcacacactgctgaaattgagtaaatggccgtcatttaatggtaaatatttgctgttatttaaaaacaacagctgttatattgaaataatggcagttatttactgttatatggcggccatccacccaattttaacattgtgtgaagagagcctttctgtgttttcaatccactcctggttgaggttgcaaaatactgaccgaatactgactgaaaaatactgtgtgtgaacccagcctaaatctgtatagtgtctTTTGAATAAGAAGTATATTTTTATCGTTTGAGCTCCTCTAGCATATATCTCGTAGTGTTTAGTAGAGTCTCCACATAAAATAGTCACCAAACCTTATCCTCTATAAAAAGACAGCAGTAGCAATCCCATTAGTAGTGTGTTTTTAACACAACAATCCCCCATAACAATAGGAAGTGCTACTGCAACATATGTTACATGGTGTAATGATGTAATTCCTTTTCCTACTTGTTTCAAACATGACACAATTTTGCCTATTTGGGCCTATATAACTGCTCACTAACTGTTTCTACTGGCGCCCTT
Above is a window of Dendropsophus ebraccatus isolate aDenEbr1 chromosome 7, aDenEbr1.pat, whole genome shotgun sequence DNA encoding:
- the LOC138796484 gene encoding vomeronasal type-2 receptor 26-like, which encodes MVLRDAHKHALMYQRTELLAIKHPAVETTSPTMRIIGTFDERSREVTNVLKKYWRILEMDEDIDSKNCQRCPDHEWPNEGKNTCVMREEEFLSYETDVVALVFSIISILLSLITLCIIGIFTLFRNIPIVRANNRNLSFILLNSLMFSLLCVFLFIGRPEDITCMLRQIFYGVFFTVAVSSVLAKTIIVCIAFKATRPDSPWRKCVGVKLPYTVVLVCSSIQILNAVIWLSLSPPYQEYNLDYPGKIIIECNEGSVLAFYLMLGYMGFLAAVSFVLAFLVRTLPDIYNEAKYITFSMLVFCSVWICAIPAYLSSTGKHMVTVEIFAILASGGGILGCMFLPKCYIIVINPTVNSKGQWKLIVLSNKN